In Theropithecus gelada isolate Dixy chromosome 13, Tgel_1.0, whole genome shotgun sequence, one DNA window encodes the following:
- the LOC112605266 gene encoding L-lactate dehydrogenase B chain-like isoform X2 has translation MATLKEKLIAPVAEEEATVPNNKITVVGVGQVGMVCAISILGKSLADELALVDVLEDKLKGEMMDLQHGSLFLQTPKIYSPDCIIIVVSNPVDILTYVTWKLSGLPKYRVIGSGCNLDSARFRYLMAEKLGIHPSSCHGWILGEHGDSSVAVWSGVNVAGVSLQELNPEMGTDNDSENWKEVHKMVVESAYEVIKLKGYTNWAIGLSVAALIESMLKNLSRIHPVSTMVKGMYGIENEVFLNLPCILNARGLTSVINQKLKDDEVAQLKKSADTLWDIQKDLKDL, from the exons ATGGCAACTCTTAAGGAAAAACTCATTGCACCAGTTGCGGAAGAAGAGGCAACAGTCCCAAACAATAAGATCACTGTAGTGGGTGTTGGACAAGTTGGTATGGTGTGTGCTATCAGCATTCTGGGAAAGTCTCTGGCTGATGAACTTGCTCTTGTGGATGTTTTGGAGGATAAGCTTAAAGGAGAAATGATGGACCTGCAGCATGGGAGCTTATTTCTTCAGACGCCTAAAATT TATAGTCCTGATTGCATCATAATTGTTGTTTCCAACCCAGTGGACATTCTTACATATGTTACCTGGAAACTAAGTGGATTACCCAAATACCGCGTGATTGGAAGTGGATGTAATCTGGATTCTGCTAGATTTCGCTACCTTATGGCTGAAAAACTTGGCATTCATCCCAGCAGCTGCCATGGATGGATTTTGGGGGAACATGGCGACTCAAGTGTGGCTGTGTGGAGTGGCGTGAATGTGGCAGGTGTTTCTCTCCAGGAATTGAATCCAGAAATGGGAACTGACAATGATAGTGAAAATTGGAAGGAAGTGCATAAGATGGTGGTTGAAAGTGCCTATGAAGTCATCAAGCTAAAAGGATATACCAACTGGGCTATTGGATTAAGTGTGGCTGCTCTTATTGAATCCATGTTGAAAAATCTATCCAGGATTCATCCCGTGTCAACAATGGTAAAGGGGATGTATGGCATCGAGAATGAAGTCTTCCTGAACCTTCCGTGTATCCTCAATGCCCGAGGATTAACCAGCGTTATCAACCAGAAGCTAAAGGATGATGAAGTTGCTCAGCTCAAGAAAAGTGCGGATACCCTGTGGGACATCCAGAAGGACCTAAAAGACCTGTGA
- the LOC112605266 gene encoding L-lactate dehydrogenase B chain-like isoform X1: protein MATLKEKLIAPVAEEEATVPNNKITVVGVGQVGMVCAISILGKSLADELALVDVLEDKLKGEMMDLQHGSLFLQTPKIVVDKDYSVIANSKIVVVTAEVRQQEGESRLNLVQRNVNVFKFIIPQIVKYSPDCIIIVVSNPVDILTYVTWKLSGLPKYRVIGSGCNLDSARFRYLMAEKLGIHPSSCHGWILGEHGDSSVAVWSGVNVAGVSLQELNPEMGTDNDSENWKEVHKMVVESAYEVIKLKGYTNWAIGLSVAALIESMLKNLSRIHPVSTMVKGMYGIENEVFLNLPCILNARGLTSVINQKLKDDEVAQLKKSADTLWDIQKDLKDL, encoded by the coding sequence ATGGCAACTCTTAAGGAAAAACTCATTGCACCAGTTGCGGAAGAAGAGGCAACAGTCCCAAACAATAAGATCACTGTAGTGGGTGTTGGACAAGTTGGTATGGTGTGTGCTATCAGCATTCTGGGAAAGTCTCTGGCTGATGAACTTGCTCTTGTGGATGTTTTGGAGGATAAGCTTAAAGGAGAAATGATGGACCTGCAGCATGGGAGCTTATTTCTTCAGACGCCTAAAATTGTGGTAGATAAAGATTATTCTGTGATTGCCAATTCTAAGATTGTAGTGGTAACTGCAGAAGTCCGTCAGCAAGAAGGGGAGAGTCGGCTTAATCTGGTGCAGAGAAATGTTAATGTCTTCAAATTCATTATTCCTCAGATCGTCAAGTATAGTCCTGATTGCATCATAATTGTTGTTTCCAACCCAGTGGACATTCTTACATATGTTACCTGGAAACTAAGTGGATTACCCAAATACCGCGTGATTGGAAGTGGATGTAATCTGGATTCTGCTAGATTTCGCTACCTTATGGCTGAAAAACTTGGCATTCATCCCAGCAGCTGCCATGGATGGATTTTGGGGGAACATGGCGACTCAAGTGTGGCTGTGTGGAGTGGCGTGAATGTGGCAGGTGTTTCTCTCCAGGAATTGAATCCAGAAATGGGAACTGACAATGATAGTGAAAATTGGAAGGAAGTGCATAAGATGGTGGTTGAAAGTGCCTATGAAGTCATCAAGCTAAAAGGATATACCAACTGGGCTATTGGATTAAGTGTGGCTGCTCTTATTGAATCCATGTTGAAAAATCTATCCAGGATTCATCCCGTGTCAACAATGGTAAAGGGGATGTATGGCATCGAGAATGAAGTCTTCCTGAACCTTCCGTGTATCCTCAATGCCCGAGGATTAACCAGCGTTATCAACCAGAAGCTAAAGGATGATGAAGTTGCTCAGCTCAAGAAAAGTGCGGATACCCTGTGGGACATCCAGAAGGACCTAAAAGACCTGTGA